From Herbiconiux flava, one genomic window encodes:
- a CDS encoding G5 domain-containing protein translates to MTTTPAGWYPDPQNPAAQRWWDGARWTQFTSAWAQAPGAPTASTPPLQPVAPQPAGARRSWRPTLSTYVVGALAVLVSIIGAGTNGVGGFLVGLALFGIGAGVYTLVKRRPSFLNLAPTKQAGGAALGISAALLLVGSLLAPHSAPAPQADADSAPSAISSPAATAPTARPSTTATPAPKKSPTPSPTPTPVVATQMVDVPEPVAYASSSYDEPTLELGAAVTVTAGLPGTLVKRWQITTTDGAETGRTLVSETVTVAPVDELIAIGSMQPAPPPAPEPAPMPDDGGGCDPNYAGGCVPIDSDVDCPGGSGNGPSYAPGPVQVVGSDIYDLDRDGNGWGCD, encoded by the coding sequence ATGACGACGACGCCTGCCGGCTGGTACCCCGACCCTCAGAACCCTGCCGCACAGCGCTGGTGGGACGGGGCGCGGTGGACCCAGTTCACGTCGGCCTGGGCGCAGGCGCCGGGTGCACCCACCGCGTCGACCCCACCTCTCCAACCGGTGGCGCCGCAGCCCGCCGGCGCCCGTCGCTCGTGGCGGCCGACGCTGTCGACGTACGTCGTGGGTGCGCTGGCGGTGCTCGTCTCGATCATCGGCGCCGGCACGAACGGGGTCGGCGGCTTCCTCGTGGGCCTGGCACTCTTCGGGATCGGCGCGGGCGTCTACACGCTCGTCAAGCGCCGGCCGAGCTTCCTGAACCTCGCGCCGACGAAGCAGGCCGGCGGGGCGGCGCTCGGGATCTCGGCGGCGCTCCTGCTGGTCGGCTCGCTCCTGGCGCCGCACTCCGCACCGGCACCCCAGGCCGACGCGGACTCGGCTCCGTCGGCGATCTCGTCCCCCGCGGCCACCGCCCCGACCGCTCGTCCGAGCACCACCGCGACTCCCGCACCGAAGAAGTCCCCGACTCCTTCACCGACCCCCACCCCCGTCGTCGCGACGCAGATGGTCGACGTCCCCGAGCCAGTCGCCTACGCCTCGTCGAGCTACGACGAACCGACGCTCGAGCTGGGCGCCGCGGTCACCGTCACGGCCGGCTTGCCCGGAACCCTCGTCAAGCGCTGGCAGATCACCACCACCGACGGCGCCGAGACCGGGCGCACGCTCGTCTCCGAGACGGTCACCGTGGCCCCTGTCGACGAACTGATCGCGATCGGGAGCATGCAGCCGGCGCCGCCACCGGCCCCCGAGCCCGCGCCCATGCCGGATGACGGCGGCGGCTGCGACCCGAACTACGCCGGCGGCTGCGTGCCGATCGACTCCGACGTCGACTGCCCGGGCGGCAGCGGCAACGGCCCGTCCTACGCTCCCGGACCCGTTCAGGTCGTCGGCTCCGACATCTACGACCTCGATCGCGACGGCAACGGGTGGGGCTGCGACTGA
- a CDS encoding cell wall-binding repeat-containing protein, which produces MPLAPSRRLTLGGLATAAVLGAALLPAVATSASALEVPPACPQALAAVGFPVTATDIVTPVSPPTTLAVTLTGALPDGLSLYADAERAYVSGKPTRAQTATFSLTAKVTSGGTMSTGTTECTITVKPAPMVTRIAGKDRFEQSALVSKNTFATADTVYLASGEKFPDALSAASVAADHSAPLLLTTAARVTDEVVAELKRLAPKDVVVVGGPLAVSPAVVDQLKIALGTTATITRIGGADRFEVSRKLIGDRTFGIPASDDVFIATGTNFPDALGASPAAALIDAPVLLVNGGASALTAPEKATLTSLGAKTTSIVGGPLAVSAALEADLAKSYTTTRFGGGDRFEVNAGLNAAAFKPGVDTLYLASGSNFPDALSGGAAAGVQGNPLAITAPTCVSGATAFSIGRLVPSKVVILGGTASLGAPLDTLTLCPTE; this is translated from the coding sequence ATGCCCCTCGCCCCCTCCCGCCGGCTCACGCTGGGCGGCCTCGCCACTGCCGCCGTGCTCGGCGCCGCCCTCCTGCCCGCTGTCGCCACGTCGGCTTCGGCTCTTGAGGTGCCTCCCGCGTGCCCCCAGGCTCTCGCAGCGGTCGGCTTCCCGGTCACCGCGACCGACATCGTCACGCCCGTCTCGCCTCCGACGACCCTGGCCGTCACGCTCACGGGTGCCCTCCCCGACGGTCTCTCGCTCTACGCCGACGCCGAGCGCGCCTACGTCTCCGGAAAGCCGACCAGGGCTCAGACGGCCACCTTCTCCCTCACGGCGAAGGTCACGTCCGGCGGCACGATGAGCACCGGCACCACGGAGTGCACCATCACCGTCAAGCCCGCTCCCATGGTCACCCGCATCGCGGGCAAGGACCGCTTCGAGCAGAGCGCCCTGGTCTCGAAGAACACCTTCGCCACGGCCGATACGGTCTACCTGGCGAGCGGCGAGAAGTTCCCGGATGCTCTGAGCGCCGCCTCGGTGGCCGCCGACCACTCGGCACCGCTCCTGCTCACCACCGCCGCCCGGGTCACCGACGAGGTCGTCGCCGAACTGAAGCGCCTCGCGCCGAAGGACGTCGTCGTCGTGGGCGGACCGCTCGCCGTGTCCCCCGCCGTCGTCGACCAGCTGAAGATCGCCCTCGGCACCACCGCCACGATCACCCGCATCGGCGGCGCCGACCGCTTCGAGGTCTCCCGCAAGCTCATCGGCGACCGCACCTTCGGCATCCCCGCCTCCGACGACGTCTTCATCGCGACGGGCACGAACTTCCCCGACGCCCTCGGTGCCTCTCCGGCCGCCGCGCTGATCGACGCGCCCGTGCTGCTCGTGAACGGCGGCGCCTCGGCGCTCACCGCTCCCGAGAAGGCGACGCTGACCTCCCTCGGCGCCAAGACCACCTCGATCGTCGGCGGGCCCCTCGCCGTCAGCGCCGCCCTCGAAGCCGACCTGGCGAAGTCGTACACGACGACCCGCTTCGGCGGCGGCGACCGCTTCGAGGTCAACGCCGGCCTGAACGCAGCCGCCTTCAAGCCCGGCGTCGACACGCTCTACCTCGCCAGCGGCTCGAACTTCCCCGACGCCCTCAGCGGTGGGGCGGCCGCGGGCGTCCAGGGCAACCCGCTCGCGATCACCGCCCCGACCTGCGTCTCAGGTGCCACCGCCTTCAGCATCGGCCGCCTGGTCCCGTCCAAGGTCGTCATCCTGGGCGGCACCGCCAGCCTCGGCGCACCGCTCGACACCCTCACCCTCTGCCCCACCGAGTAA
- a CDS encoding cell wall-binding repeat-containing protein, whose translation MTLILSPRRLAFGAFTAVAALAAAVLPTVGASATTAALVPNCPQELSAVGFPITPTDLVTPVAAPAVLEVELSGTLPDGVRFYSDDHRAYFHGSPTKVQTTSVGVYAVVRNGGSSFSVEFGCSFSVKPAPSVSRIGGKDRFAQSALVSRANFTDVDTVYLASGEKFPDALGAASVAAAHGSPLLLTPSTQVTAEVMTEIARVTPKNVVVVGGPAAVAPAVIDQLQTVLGSKVTVTRIGGADRFEVSRNLIGDDAFGIASSKDVFIATGTNFPDALGASPAAALVDAPVLLVDGAASTLTAAEKSTLTGLGATTATIVGGGLAVSLSLETDIAKSYMTSRVGGVDRFEVNAALTARSFVAPLDTLYLASGSTFPDALSGGAAAGADGDALAITAQNCVSAPTAMTIGRLVPSKVVILGGTASLDTPLDTLKLCHTE comes from the coding sequence ATGACCCTGATCCTCTCCCCCCGGCGGCTCGCGTTCGGCGCGTTCACTGCCGTCGCCGCCCTCGCCGCCGCGGTGCTGCCCACCGTCGGGGCGTCGGCCACGACCGCTGCACTCGTCCCGAACTGCCCGCAGGAGCTGTCGGCAGTCGGCTTCCCGATCACCCCGACCGATCTGGTGACGCCGGTGGCCGCACCGGCCGTCCTGGAAGTCGAACTCAGCGGCACGCTTCCCGACGGGGTCAGGTTCTACAGCGATGACCATCGCGCCTACTTTCACGGGTCGCCCACGAAGGTGCAGACGACATCCGTCGGCGTCTATGCAGTCGTCAGGAACGGCGGGTCCTCCTTCTCCGTCGAGTTCGGCTGCTCGTTCTCGGTCAAACCCGCTCCCTCGGTCTCGCGCATCGGCGGGAAAGACCGCTTCGCGCAGAGCGCCCTGGTCTCGAGGGCGAACTTCACCGATGTCGACACGGTCTACCTGGCCAGCGGCGAGAAGTTCCCCGACGCGCTCGGTGCGGCTTCCGTCGCCGCTGCGCATGGCAGCCCGCTGCTGCTCACCCCTTCCACCCAGGTCACTGCTGAGGTGATGACCGAGATCGCCCGGGTCACCCCGAAGAACGTCGTGGTCGTCGGCGGGCCGGCGGCCGTCGCCCCCGCGGTGATCGACCAGCTTCAGACCGTGCTGGGCTCGAAGGTGACCGTCACGCGTATTGGAGGAGCCGACCGCTTCGAGGTCTCCCGCAACCTGATCGGAGACGACGCGTTCGGCATCGCATCGTCGAAGGACGTCTTCATCGCCACGGGCACGAATTTTCCCGACGCCCTCGGGGCTTCGCCGGCGGCAGCACTGGTCGACGCCCCGGTCCTGTTGGTCGACGGGGCGGCGTCGACCCTGACCGCGGCCGAGAAGAGCACGCTGACCGGGCTCGGAGCGACCACCGCCACCATCGTGGGCGGCGGGCTCGCCGTGAGCCTCTCGCTCGAGACCGACATCGCGAAGTCGTACATGACCTCTCGGGTCGGCGGAGTCGACCGCTTCGAGGTCAACGCCGCCCTCACCGCGAGGTCGTTCGTGGCGCCGCTCGACACGCTCTACCTCGCGAGCGGCAGCACCTTCCCCGACGCTCTCAGCGGCGGTGCCGCAGCGGGAGCCGATGGCGATGCCCTGGCGATCACCGCCCAGAACTGTGTCTCGGCCCCGACTGCGATGACGATCGGCCGTCTCGTCCCGTCGAAGGTCGTCATCCTCGGCGGCACCGCCAGCCTCGACACCCCGCTCGACACCCTGAAACTCTGCCACACCGAGTAA
- a CDS encoding dihydrolipoyl dehydrogenase family protein, with product MPEPTTPAAAPRTARATSASGTTPAIAPHAEPATRASGTIADGDTFDVAVIGAGPAGTAAALRAAELGARVVVLEAGRVGGTCVNTGCVPTRVLAKTARLMRDARHADDYGIQLGQPRIDWAATVANVHARVDRVRDIKREAERFAAAGITLVQEGRARFEDETTLVLDSGRRVRAASVLICVGGHSRRLPIPGAELATVPEDVLHLPELPRRVAVIGAGNTGAQLVTVFSSFGSEVTLLDVAPRVLMASDAAISSVVSDAFARQGIEVHTGIETVERLSRSSSGIDVWWRAAGASATKTVDAVIMATGWPADVDDLGLEKAGVEVVRSAIPADRYFRTAVPHIFAVGDANGRDMLVQAAQFEGEAAAENAVLGVNRRTPQHLLPAGGFTDPDYAGVGLTEVEARERDPQCVVATVPFSGVDRAVIDDRGTGFLKLIADRRRELILGAHAVGENAIEVVQSVTTAMAAGVDVSTLANVRFAYPTYSAVIGLAARALLAESPRPTELD from the coding sequence ATGCCCGAGCCGACCACCCCAGCTGCCGCACCCCGCACCGCCCGGGCGACCTCCGCATCCGGCACCACCCCGGCGATCGCACCTCACGCGGAGCCGGCGACCCGCGCATCCGGAACCATCGCCGACGGGGACACGTTCGACGTCGCCGTGATCGGTGCCGGTCCGGCCGGCACCGCCGCCGCCCTGCGCGCCGCCGAGCTGGGGGCGCGTGTCGTCGTGCTCGAGGCCGGGCGCGTCGGCGGCACCTGCGTCAACACCGGGTGCGTGCCGACCCGGGTGCTCGCCAAGACCGCGCGGCTGATGCGGGATGCGCGGCACGCGGACGACTACGGCATCCAGCTCGGGCAGCCCCGGATCGACTGGGCGGCCACCGTCGCGAACGTGCACGCCCGCGTCGACCGGGTGCGCGACATCAAGCGCGAGGCGGAGCGGTTCGCTGCCGCCGGCATCACCCTCGTGCAGGAGGGTCGCGCGCGGTTCGAGGACGAGACCACGCTGGTGCTGGACAGCGGGCGGCGGGTGAGGGCCGCATCCGTTCTGATCTGTGTCGGCGGGCACTCGCGGCGGCTGCCGATCCCGGGGGCCGAGCTCGCGACCGTGCCCGAGGACGTGCTGCACCTGCCCGAGCTGCCCCGCCGGGTCGCGGTGATCGGAGCGGGCAACACGGGGGCGCAGCTCGTGACCGTGTTCAGTTCGTTCGGCTCGGAGGTGACGCTGCTCGACGTGGCGCCGCGCGTGCTGATGGCGTCGGATGCGGCGATCTCGTCGGTCGTGTCGGACGCGTTCGCGCGGCAGGGCATCGAGGTGCACACGGGGATCGAGACCGTCGAGCGGCTCTCTCGTTCTTCTTCGGGTATAGACGTCTGGTGGCGCGCGGCCGGCGCCTCGGCGACGAAGACGGTCGACGCCGTGATCATGGCCACCGGATGGCCCGCCGACGTCGACGACCTCGGTCTCGAGAAGGCGGGCGTCGAGGTCGTGCGGTCGGCGATCCCGGCCGACCGGTACTTCCGCACGGCTGTGCCCCACATCTTCGCCGTCGGCGACGCGAACGGCCGCGACATGCTCGTGCAGGCGGCCCAGTTCGAGGGAGAGGCCGCGGCCGAGAACGCGGTGCTCGGCGTCAACCGTCGTACCCCGCAGCACCTGCTCCCGGCGGGCGGCTTCACCGACCCGGACTATGCCGGCGTCGGTCTGACCGAGGTCGAGGCGCGGGAGCGCGACCCGCAGTGCGTCGTGGCGACGGTGCCGTTCAGCGGGGTCGACCGGGCCGTGATCGACGATCGCGGGACGGGTTTCCTCAAGCTGATCGCGGACCGGCGGCGGGAGCTCATCCTCGGCGCGCACGCCGTCGGCGAGAACGCGATCGAGGTGGTGCAGTCGGTGACGACGGCGATGGCGGCGGGCGTGGACGTGTCGACACTCGCCAACGTGAGGTTCGCGTACCCCACTTACAGCGCGGTGATCGGGCTGGCCGCCCGGGCGCTGCTCGCGGAGTCGCCGCGGCCGACGGAGCTCGACTGA
- a CDS encoding lysophospholipid acyltransferase family protein, which produces MTRRRPEPVYAAAIAIGRTLFASWRLKRHATGLSNIPDTGGAVIAMTHFGYLEFALVEWQTWLHNRRRIRFMATKRAFDKPVVGSLLRGMKHIEVDMSAGGEAYAQAVLALKRGELIGVFPEAGVSASFTVRSLKTGAVRLAAEAGVPVIPVAVWGGQRLLTKNRKLRMRDRIGIPVHFSFGAPLVVAPTDDPAEATSRLRDTLVSQTDALQRSYPADGTGAWWQPRHLGGTAPTPEEAAAADAARDARRAAEAAARP; this is translated from the coding sequence ATGACCCGCCGCCGACCCGAGCCCGTCTACGCCGCCGCCATCGCGATCGGCCGCACCCTGTTCGCCTCCTGGCGCCTGAAGCGCCACGCGACCGGCCTGTCGAACATCCCCGACACCGGGGGCGCCGTGATCGCGATGACCCACTTCGGCTACCTCGAGTTCGCGCTTGTGGAGTGGCAGACGTGGCTGCACAACCGCCGGCGCATCCGCTTCATGGCCACCAAGCGCGCCTTCGACAAACCCGTCGTGGGGTCGCTGCTGCGCGGCATGAAGCACATCGAGGTCGACATGTCGGCCGGCGGCGAGGCCTACGCGCAGGCCGTTCTCGCACTGAAGCGCGGCGAACTGATCGGCGTCTTCCCCGAGGCGGGCGTCAGCGCGAGCTTCACCGTGCGCTCGCTCAAGACCGGCGCCGTGCGGCTGGCCGCCGAGGCGGGTGTGCCGGTCATCCCGGTCGCCGTCTGGGGCGGTCAGCGCCTCCTCACCAAGAACCGCAAGCTGCGGATGCGCGACCGCATCGGCATCCCCGTGCACTTCTCCTTCGGCGCCCCGCTCGTCGTCGCGCCCACCGACGACCCGGCGGAGGCCACCTCCCGGCTCCGAGACACCCTGGTGTCGCAGACCGACGCCCTCCAGCGCTCCTACCCCGCGGACGGCACCGGAGCCTGGTGGCAGCCCCGCCACCTCGGCGGCACCGCCCCCACGCCCGAGGAGGCGGCGGCGGCCGACGCGGCCCGCGACGCGCGCCGAGCGGCGGAGGCCGCCGCGCGCCCCTAG
- a CDS encoding SulP family inorganic anion transporter: MALADSTAPQQEITTRAALRSPVLLSREVLAGIVTTLALIPEVISFSVIAGVDPKVSLIASVVLALSMSVLGGRPAMVTAAAGSVALVVAPLVKDHGVEYLLPTVLLAGLVQIAFGALGLARLARFIPRSVMVGFVNALGILIFVAQVPHLIDVPWLVYPLFALTVAIILVLPRFTTAVPAPLVAIVVVTAIVMIAHLGVPNVGDEGEIGGALPGLTPFLAPLDLSTLALIWPTALSVAFVGLMETLLTAKLVDDITETRSHKNRESWALGVANILAGFYGGIAGCAMIGQTVVNVKLARARTRISTFVAGLVLLALVTLLSDLMAQIPMVALAAVMMVVAVTTVDWHSVRPSTLRRMPVPETLVMAVTVAVVVATGNLAIGVLVGVVLAMVLFARRVAHVITVTRVVVPGVSPRASSTDARPGAAAAGATDARADLGPDGGVRYVVRGPLFFGSSNDLVEHFSYAADPARVVIDFSGSQIWDASSVAALDAVVSKYRQHGIEAQIEGLDDRSSLFHGKLTGLLR; this comes from the coding sequence ATCGCGCTCGCAGACAGCACGGCACCGCAGCAGGAGATCACCACGCGGGCGGCCCTGCGCAGCCCCGTGCTGCTCAGCCGGGAGGTGCTCGCGGGGATCGTCACGACCCTCGCGCTCATCCCCGAGGTGATCTCGTTCTCGGTGATCGCCGGGGTCGACCCGAAGGTCAGCCTGATCGCGTCGGTGGTGCTGGCGCTCAGCATGTCGGTGCTCGGCGGCCGGCCCGCGATGGTGACCGCGGCGGCCGGATCGGTCGCGCTCGTGGTGGCACCGCTCGTGAAGGATCACGGGGTCGAGTACCTGCTGCCGACGGTGCTGCTCGCGGGGCTGGTGCAGATCGCGTTCGGGGCGCTGGGGCTGGCGCGGCTCGCCCGGTTCATCCCGCGGAGCGTCATGGTCGGGTTCGTGAACGCGCTGGGCATCCTGATCTTCGTGGCTCAGGTGCCGCATCTGATCGACGTGCCCTGGTTGGTGTACCCGCTGTTCGCGCTGACGGTGGCGATCATCCTCGTGCTGCCGCGGTTCACGACGGCGGTGCCGGCGCCGCTCGTGGCGATCGTCGTGGTGACTGCGATCGTGATGATCGCGCACCTCGGCGTGCCGAACGTGGGCGACGAGGGGGAGATCGGCGGGGCGCTGCCCGGGCTCACGCCGTTCCTCGCGCCGCTGGACCTCTCGACGCTCGCCCTGATCTGGCCGACCGCGCTGAGCGTGGCGTTCGTGGGGCTGATGGAGACGCTGCTCACCGCGAAGCTGGTCGACGACATCACCGAGACGCGTTCGCACAAGAACCGTGAGTCGTGGGCGCTCGGGGTCGCGAACATCCTCGCCGGTTTCTACGGGGGCATCGCCGGATGCGCGATGATCGGCCAGACCGTCGTCAACGTGAAGCTGGCCAGGGCCCGCACGCGCATCTCGACCTTCGTGGCCGGGCTCGTGCTGCTGGCGCTGGTGACGCTGCTGAGCGACCTGATGGCGCAGATCCCGATGGTGGCGCTCGCCGCGGTGATGATGGTCGTGGCCGTCACCACCGTCGACTGGCACAGCGTTCGGCCGTCGACCCTGCGGCGGATGCCCGTGCCCGAGACCCTCGTCATGGCCGTGACCGTGGCGGTCGTGGTGGCGACGGGGAACCTCGCGATCGGGGTGCTCGTGGGGGTGGTGCTGGCGATGGTGCTGTTCGCCCGGCGGGTGGCGCACGTGATCACGGTGACGCGGGTCGTGGTGCCTGGTGTCTCACCTCGTGCTTCGTCGACGGATGCTCGTCCCGGTGCCGCTGCGGCGGGGGCGACCGATGCTCGTGCCGACCTCGGGCCCGACGGTGGCGTGCGGTACGTGGTGCGAGGGCCGCTCTTCTTCGGCAGCTCGAACGATCTCGTGGAGCACTTCTCGTACGCGGCCGATCCGGCCCGGGTGGTGATCGACTTCAGCGGCTCGCAGATCTGGGACGCGTCGAGCGTCGCCGCCCTCGACGCCGTGGTGTCGAAGTACCGCCAGCACGGCATCGAAGCGCAGATCGAGGGCCTCGACGACCGCAGCTCCCTCTTCCACGGAAAGCTGACCGGCCTGCTCCGCTGA